Proteins encoded in a region of the Flavobacteriaceae bacterium HL-DH10 genome:
- a CDS encoding SDR family oxidoreductase — MMSKNIIITGTSRGIGFELVQLFSKAGHHVLALSRNEEPIQKLKLDNVTTFPFDLANVNNYTKVEEFIKENWKQVDVLINNAGMLVNKPFAEITMEDFDAVYKTNVFGVAELTRIALPFMKDGSHVVTISSMGGVQGSMKFPGLAAYSSSKAAVITLTELLAEEYKESGVSFNVLALGAVQTEMLEEAFPGYQAPTTALEMAQYIFDFSLSGNKYYNGKLLQVSNSTP, encoded by the coding sequence ATGATGAGTAAAAACATTATAATTACAGGAACAAGTAGAGGTATAGGTTTTGAGTTGGTTCAACTTTTTTCAAAAGCAGGACATCATGTTTTAGCACTTTCGCGCAATGAAGAGCCTATACAAAAACTAAAACTAGATAATGTTACTACATTTCCGTTTGATTTAGCCAATGTTAATAACTATACTAAAGTTGAAGAGTTTATAAAGGAAAATTGGAAGCAAGTAGATGTTTTAATAAATAATGCAGGTATGTTGGTTAATAAACCTTTTGCTGAAATTACTATGGAAGATTTTGATGCTGTTTATAAAACCAATGTTTTTGGAGTTGCCGAATTAACTCGAATTGCTTTGCCTTTTATGAAAGATGGAAGTCATGTAGTAACTATAAGCTCTATGGGAGGCGTGCAAGGCAGTATGAAATTTCCAGGTTTAGCAGCATACAGTTCTAGTAAAGCAGCAGTAATCACTTTAACAGAATTACTAGCTGAAGAATATAAAGAGTCTGGTGTTTCATTTAATGTTTTAGCATTAGGAGCTGTGCAAACTGAAATGTTAGAAGAGGCTTTTCCTGGCTATCAAGCACCAACTACAGCTTTAGAAATGGCACAATATATTTTCGATTTTTCACTTAGTGGAAATAAATATTATAATGGGAAATTATTGCAGGTTTCCAATTCGACGCCTTAA
- a CDS encoding FAD-binding protein, which translates to MKKLVKDLDASLIDEFISKLRGHIVLPNDDTYDETRKVYNGMINKHPGMFVKCVDVADVMASVNFGRENNLLVAVRGGGHNGGGLGLCDDGLVIDLSGIKFIRVDTSNNTVRVGGGNLWGEVDHATHPFGLAVPAGIISTTGVGGLTLGGGVGHLSRKYGLTIDNLLEADMVLADGSFVTVNKDQNADLFWAIRGGGGNFGIVTSFKFQAHKVKTVIGGPTLWPIERTEEIMEWYHEFIHNAPEELNGFIATMIIPGPPFPDFLHGNQYCGIVWCYTGGQEEFDKLIKPAMDLEPVFAHVGEMPYPSIQTLFDGLMPPGLQWYWRADFFNELGPEIRKEHLKFGSKIPTPLSQMHLYPISGAASRVGNEDTPWAYRDAKYAGVIVGVDPDPKNADKITKWCKDYWEALHPYSSGGAYSNFMMDEGQERVKASYKHNYNRLVEIKTKYDPNNLFSVNQNIKPKK; encoded by the coding sequence ATGAAAAAATTAGTTAAAGATTTAGACGCTTCTTTAATTGATGAATTTATTTCAAAGCTTAGAGGACATATTGTATTACCTAATGATGATACATATGATGAAACACGTAAAGTATACAACGGTATGATAAACAAACATCCCGGAATGTTTGTAAAATGCGTTGATGTTGCAGACGTTATGGCTTCTGTAAATTTTGGAAGGGAAAACAACCTATTGGTTGCCGTAAGAGGCGGAGGCCATAATGGTGGTGGCTTGGGGTTGTGTGATGATGGCTTAGTGATTGATTTATCTGGCATAAAATTTATACGCGTAGACACATCAAATAATACAGTTAGAGTTGGAGGTGGCAATCTTTGGGGAGAAGTTGACCATGCCACACACCCCTTTGGACTTGCTGTTCCAGCAGGAATAATTTCAACTACGGGTGTTGGCGGATTAACACTTGGCGGAGGTGTTGGACATCTATCAAGAAAGTATGGATTAACAATAGACAATCTTTTAGAAGCCGATATGGTTTTAGCCGATGGATCATTTGTAACAGTCAATAAAGATCAAAATGCCGATTTATTTTGGGCTATACGTGGTGGTGGTGGAAATTTTGGTATTGTAACATCATTTAAATTTCAAGCCCATAAAGTTAAAACCGTTATTGGCGGCCCCACTCTATGGCCTATTGAAAGGACTGAAGAAATAATGGAATGGTACCATGAGTTTATACATAATGCTCCAGAGGAGTTAAATGGTTTTATAGCCACTATGATTATTCCTGGACCTCCTTTTCCAGATTTTTTACATGGAAACCAATACTGCGGTATTGTATGGTGCTATACTGGTGGTCAAGAAGAATTTGACAAATTAATAAAACCAGCTATGGATTTAGAGCCAGTTTTTGCACATGTGGGCGAAATGCCATATCCGTCCATACAAACTTTGTTTGATGGATTAATGCCTCCAGGTTTGCAATGGTATTGGAGAGCCGATTTTTTTAACGAATTAGGACCAGAAATAAGAAAAGAACATTTAAAATTCGGATCTAAGATACCTACACCATTATCTCAAATGCACTTATACCCTATTAGTGGCGCAGCGAGTAGAGTTGGTAATGAAGATACTCCTTGGGCTTATCGCGATGCTAAATATGCGGGTGTTATTGTAGGGGTAGATCCAGATCCCAAAAATGCTGATAAAATCACCAAATGGTGTAAAGATTACTGGGAAGCACTGCACCCATATTCATCGGGTGGTGCTTATTCCAATTTTATGATGGATGAAGGCCAGGAGCGCGTTAAAGCAAGCTACAAACATAATTACAACCGTTTAGTTGAAATTAAGACTAAATATGACCCAAATAATTTGTTTAGTGTCAATCAAAACATAAAACCAAAAAAATAA
- a CDS encoding ATP-binding cassette domain-containing protein, which yields MIEVKNLHKSFDGVEVLKGISTSFEKGKTNLIIGQSGSGKTVFLKCLLGLFEYEEGSISYDGKIFSNLTEDDKRNLRAKIGMVFQGSALFDSMTIAENVMFPLQMFTKMSKSEMQDRVDFVLNRVHLENAHNKMPSEASGGMQKRVAIARAIVNNPKYLFCDEPNSGLDPKTAIVIDNLIQEITDEYQIITVINSHDMNSVMEIGEKIVFLKDGLKAWEGSNQTIFKTDNKAVTDFVYSSELFKKVRQMYIEEKQ from the coding sequence ATGATAGAGGTAAAAAATTTACATAAATCCTTTGATGGCGTTGAAGTTTTAAAAGGAATAAGTACCTCATTTGAAAAGGGAAAGACCAATTTAATTATAGGTCAAAGTGGTTCTGGAAAAACTGTTTTTCTAAAATGCTTGCTTGGTTTATTTGAATACGAAGAAGGCTCTATATCTTACGACGGGAAAATTTTCTCTAATTTAACGGAAGATGACAAACGGAATCTTCGTGCAAAAATAGGCATGGTATTTCAAGGCAGTGCTTTATTTGATTCTATGACAATAGCTGAAAATGTGATGTTTCCATTACAGATGTTTACTAAGATGAGCAAAAGTGAAATGCAAGACCGTGTAGACTTTGTTTTAAACCGTGTACATCTAGAAAACGCACATAATAAAATGCCAAGTGAAGCTTCTGGTGGTATGCAAAAACGTGTTGCTATAGCAAGAGCCATTGTTAATAATCCGAAATACTTATTTTGCGATGAGCCTAACTCTGGGTTAGATCCAAAAACGGCTATTGTTATTGATAATTTAATTCAGGAAATTACAGACGAATATCAAATTATTACAGTAATCAACTCTCACGATATGAATTCCGTAATGGAGATTGGTGAAAAAATTGTTTTTTTAAAAGATGGATTAAAAGCTTGGGAAGGATCCAATCAAACCATTTTTAAAACTGACAATAAAGCAGTTACAGATTTTGTTTATTCTTCTGAATTATTTAAAAAAGTACGACAAATGTATATTGAAGAAAAGCAGTAG
- a CDS encoding ABC transporter permease, with amino-acid sequence MTYLHNIGSYFLMIIEMFRKPTKWSVMKKLVFKDIDDLIIGSIGIVAFISFFVGGVVAIQTALNISNPLIPKSLVGFATRQSIVLEFGPTFISIIMAGKVGSFITSSIGTMRVTEQIDALEVMGINSLNYLVFPKFISMLLYPFVISIAMFLGIFGGLVASVYGGFSSLDDYITGIQLDFDPFHVTYAFIKTTVFAFVLATIPSFHGFYMKGGALEVGKASTTSFVWTSVVIILINYLLTQMMLS; translated from the coding sequence ATGACATACCTTCATAATATTGGGTCTTATTTTTTAATGATTATCGAGATGTTTCGTAAACCCACCAAGTGGAGTGTTATGAAAAAATTGGTTTTCAAAGATATAGACGATTTAATTATTGGCTCTATAGGCATCGTTGCTTTTATATCATTTTTTGTTGGTGGGGTTGTAGCAATTCAAACAGCATTAAATATAAGCAACCCTTTAATCCCGAAGAGTTTGGTTGGTTTCGCAACAAGGCAATCTATAGTTCTAGAATTCGGTCCCACATTTATTTCTATCATTATGGCAGGAAAAGTAGGCTCTTTTATAACTTCCAGCATAGGCACTATGCGAGTTACAGAACAAATTGACGCCCTAGAAGTTATGGGAATTAATTCTTTAAACTATCTCGTTTTTCCAAAATTTATATCCATGTTATTATACCCTTTTGTAATTTCTATAGCTATGTTTTTAGGGATTTTTGGTGGTCTGGTAGCTAGTGTTTACGGAGGTTTTAGCTCACTTGACGATTATATAACTGGAATTCAATTGGACTTTGATCCTTTTCATGTTACATATGCTTTTATTAAAACGACTGTATTCGCTTTTGTTTTGGCAACAATCCCTTCTTTTCATGGGTTTTACATGAAAGGTGGTGCTCTTGAAGTTGGTAAAGCGAGTACAACCTCTTTTGTTTGGACAAGTGTTGTAATAATTCTTATAAATTATTTACTAACTCAAATGATGCTAAGCTAA
- a CDS encoding sprT domain-containing protein, with amino-acid sequence MKSKLQDFISPKAMPQVLKLLGHDNLLVKIKKERKTRHGDYMRLPNGKHQITINSNLNEYKFLITLIHEIAHFEAYNTYGKLIKPHGIEWKRTFQHLMLPFLNPDIFPNELLPLLAKHFKNPKASSDTDVNLALSLKKFDKPNNKTYIFEVPVGSNFKLYNGRIFQMGRKRVKRFECIEIQTGRLYLFNPNAEVELLKKHYE; translated from the coding sequence ATGAAAAGCAAGCTTCAAGATTTTATCTCACCTAAAGCAATGCCTCAAGTTTTAAAACTTTTAGGGCATGATAACCTATTAGTTAAAATTAAAAAAGAGCGTAAAACACGACATGGCGATTATATGCGATTGCCAAATGGTAAGCATCAAATAACTATAAATTCAAACTTAAATGAGTATAAGTTTTTAATAACACTGATACATGAGATTGCTCATTTTGAAGCTTATAATACTTATGGAAAGCTTATAAAGCCACATGGTATTGAATGGAAACGGACATTTCAGCATTTAATGTTACCTTTTTTAAATCCTGATATTTTTCCAAACGAATTACTTCCGCTTTTAGCTAAACACTTCAAAAATCCAAAAGCATCAAGCGATACAGATGTTAATTTAGCTTTATCATTAAAAAAGTTTGATAAACCCAATAATAAAACATATATTTTTGAAGTACCCGTAGGAAGCAATTTTAAACTATATAATGGGAGAATTTTTCAGATGGGTAGAAAACGGGTTAAAAGATTTGAATGTATTGAGATACAGACAGGAAGATTGTATCTTTTTAATCCTAATGCAGAAGTAGAATTATTAAAAAAACACTATGAATAA
- a CDS encoding DNA/RNA non-specific endonuclease, whose protein sequence is MNKRTLYSVIAALILLGVYSYEYFLNEEKQAEIVKDGKHVKNNTNEYFLPTSTTGQIVHHEGYSLSYSESHEQAEWVAYELKKSHLSNANFKRPYFEIDKAVKTGAADWRNYKKSGYDRGHLCPAGDRRYSQFAHDETFLTSNISPQDHQFNAGIWNSLEQKTRYWASKYDGVFVVTGGVLKGNMKTIGDEHVSVPNQFYKVLIDNNTGKTKMIAFLLPHKDSNKPLYEFVVSVDTIEKLTGIDFFSELDDAIENELEASSRYKDWSF, encoded by the coding sequence TTGAACAAAAGAACTTTATACTCAGTTATAGCTGCCTTAATTCTTTTAGGGGTTTATAGTTATGAGTATTTTTTAAATGAAGAAAAGCAAGCTGAAATTGTTAAAGATGGTAAGCATGTAAAAAATAATACCAACGAATATTTTTTACCAACGAGTACAACAGGACAAATTGTACATCATGAAGGGTATTCGTTATCATATAGTGAGTCCCATGAACAGGCAGAATGGGTAGCATACGAACTAAAAAAATCACATTTATCTAATGCCAATTTTAAGCGTCCGTATTTTGAAATTGATAAAGCTGTAAAAACAGGGGCGGCCGATTGGAGAAATTATAAAAAATCTGGTTACGACCGTGGGCATTTATGTCCTGCTGGAGATAGACGTTATAGTCAGTTTGCTCACGATGAAACTTTTTTAACAAGTAATATTAGTCCGCAAGACCATCAATTTAACGCTGGTATTTGGAATAGCTTAGAACAAAAAACGCGCTATTGGGCTAGTAAATATGATGGTGTTTTTGTTGTGACGGGAGGTGTATTAAAAGGGAATATGAAAACTATTGGAGACGAGCATGTTTCTGTTCCAAATCAGTTTTATAAAGTGTTAATTGATAATAACACAGGGAAAACAAAAATGATAGCCTTCTTACTGCCTCATAAAGATTCTAATAAACCTTTATATGAATTCGTAGTATCTGTAGATACCATTGAAAAACTAACCGGAATTGATTTTTTTTCTGAGTTAGATGATGCTATTGAAAATGAATTAGAAGCTTCAAGTCGTTATAAAGATT
- a CDS encoding group 1 truncated hemoglobin, protein MNKTLFERLGGRNGISKIVDDTVENHMNNPAVNARFMPFKEKPEQLAIIKSHTVDFFSAGSGGPNDYKGKDMVTAHTGMNISHAEYMHVMDDIVMALDKNNIDEDSKKDVLSILWSLKGMMIGK, encoded by the coding sequence ATGAATAAAACACTTTTTGAACGATTAGGTGGTAGAAATGGTATTTCTAAGATTGTTGATGATACCGTTGAAAACCACATGAACAATCCTGCCGTAAACGCAAGGTTCATGCCTTTTAAAGAAAAACCAGAACAATTAGCTATTATAAAAAGTCATACAGTTGATTTTTTTAGTGCTGGTAGTGGTGGACCAAACGATTATAAAGGAAAAGATATGGTAACTGCTCATACTGGCATGAATATTAGTCATGCAGAATACATGCATGTGATGGATGATATTGTTATGGCTTTAGATAAAAATAATATTGATGAAGACTCTAAAAAAGATGTGCTTTCAATACTATGGTCTCTAAAAGGCATGATGATTGGTAAATAA
- a CDS encoding mannose-1-phosphate guanylyltransferase, with product MNKNYYAILMAGGVGSRFWPVSTQDFPKQFHDMLGTGDTLIQKTFQRLTHLIPKENIYILTNERYNDLVLEQLPEVTQKQVVLEPAMRNTAPCILYASLKIQKENPDAVMIVAPSDHWIEDEATFSENVEQAFEFCSKNDALMTLGIQPTFPNTGYGYIEFDKISNDTIKAVNQFREKPDYETAKDFIAQGNFLWNAGIFMWSVKSVVAAFKNNQPKLYQHFEAGISAYNTEFEEDFIKENYPKAENISVDYAIMEKSKNVFVIAAEFDWNDLGTWGSLYDKLNKDINQNAVVNARTLVEDASGNMIRTKNDKIVVVDGLKDYIIVDKDEVLLIYPKTKEQDIKKVLQKVKGKFGEQYG from the coding sequence ATGAATAAAAATTATTATGCCATATTAATGGCAGGAGGAGTAGGATCGAGGTTTTGGCCAGTAAGTACACAAGATTTTCCAAAACAATTTCATGACATGTTGGGAACTGGCGATACATTAATTCAGAAAACCTTTCAAAGGCTCACACATTTAATTCCAAAAGAAAACATATATATATTAACCAACGAGCGCTACAACGATTTGGTTTTAGAACAACTACCTGAAGTAACGCAAAAGCAAGTAGTTTTAGAACCTGCAATGCGAAATACAGCACCATGCATTTTATATGCCTCATTAAAAATTCAAAAAGAAAATCCAGATGCGGTTATGATAGTTGCACCAAGTGATCATTGGATTGAGGATGAAGCTACATTTTCAGAAAATGTTGAACAAGCATTTGAATTTTGTTCTAAAAATGATGCTTTAATGACATTGGGTATCCAACCAACATTTCCAAATACAGGATATGGATATATTGAATTTGATAAAATTTCAAATGATACAATAAAGGCGGTAAATCAGTTTAGAGAAAAGCCAGATTACGAAACCGCAAAAGATTTTATTGCACAAGGTAATTTTTTATGGAATGCAGGTATTTTTATGTGGAGTGTAAAAAGTGTGGTAGCGGCATTTAAGAATAATCAACCCAAATTATATCAACATTTTGAAGCTGGAATTTCAGCATACAATACAGAATTTGAAGAAGATTTTATAAAAGAGAATTACCCGAAAGCAGAAAACATATCTGTAGATTATGCCATTATGGAGAAATCTAAAAATGTATTTGTTATTGCTGCTGAATTTGATTGGAACGATTTAGGAACATGGGGAAGTTTATATGATAAATTAAACAAAGATATTAATCAGAATGCTGTTGTTAATGCAAGAACTTTAGTTGAAGATGCCTCGGGTAATATGATACGTACTAAAAACGATAAGATTGTAGTTGTTGATGGCTTAAAGGATTATATTATTGTAGATAAGGATGAGGTGTTGTTAATCTATCCTAAGACAAAAGAACAAGACATAAAAAAAGTACTTCAAAAAGTTAAGGGAAAGTTTGGAGAGCAGTATGGTTAA
- a CDS encoding alkaline phosphatase family protein: protein MSKKIEIILLLLIFSLSSMAQVTSGELESLNDEKNNTKLVVGIVVDQMRYDYLTRFYTKYGNGGFKRMIQEGFNCKNNHFNYAPTKTGPGHTSIFTGTTPKYHGVIANDWYDKEQKKMVYCTGDASVKAVGTDSESERMSPHRMKTTTFADENRLFTQMKGKTIGISIKDRGAILPAGHTANAAYWFRGKNEGHFVSSTYYLESLPKWVTDFNKSDVAESYLKPWNTLYDQSIYIESGSDLNNFEGTFKGKEKATFPYDLKSLKDNNGGFDILKSTPYGNSIVADFAIAAIDGEQLGQDAITDVLTVSFSSTDYVGHKFGVNSKEIEDTYIRLDKDLERLFNALDEKIGKGEYTIFLTADHAAVNVPAYLQSVKIPAGYIDTKEQKSKLNVFMNTKYGVTNLIENISNTQIFLNREKIKELNLDLDDVQEDIVNEIINYDHIDKVYTATTMSSASFNTGIEALLQNGFNQKRSGDVIFVYDPAFISYSKTGSTHGSGLNYDTHVPLLFFGKGIKHGETFKKTNITDIAPTISAYLGISFPNGTTGQPLEFVLE from the coding sequence ATGTCAAAAAAAATAGAAATAATTTTATTGCTTTTAATATTCAGTCTGTCCTCAATGGCTCAAGTTACATCAGGTGAGTTAGAGTCATTAAATGATGAAAAAAATAACACTAAACTTGTAGTTGGAATTGTTGTTGACCAAATGCGTTACGACTATTTAACACGTTTTTATACTAAGTATGGAAATGGTGGTTTTAAGCGTATGATACAAGAAGGGTTTAATTGTAAAAACAATCATTTTAATTATGCGCCAACTAAAACAGGTCCTGGGCATACTTCAATTTTTACAGGAACAACACCAAAATATCATGGGGTTATAGCAAACGATTGGTATGATAAAGAACAAAAAAAGATGGTTTATTGCACAGGAGATGCTTCAGTTAAAGCTGTCGGAACAGATTCTGAATCAGAGCGTATGTCTCCACACAGAATGAAAACTACAACATTTGCTGACGAAAACAGATTGTTTACACAAATGAAAGGTAAAACTATTGGTATTTCTATAAAGGATAGAGGCGCTATTTTACCTGCTGGTCATACTGCAAATGCGGCATATTGGTTTAGAGGGAAAAACGAAGGGCATTTTGTTTCAAGTACTTATTATCTTGAGAGTTTACCAAAATGGGTGACAGATTTTAATAAGTCAGATGTTGCAGAGTCGTATTTGAAACCATGGAATACCTTATACGATCAATCTATTTATATAGAAAGTGGAAGCGATTTAAATAATTTTGAAGGTACGTTTAAAGGAAAAGAAAAAGCAACATTTCCTTATGATTTAAAATCTCTAAAAGATAATAATGGAGGTTTTGATATTTTAAAATCAACTCCTTATGGAAATAGTATTGTTGCAGATTTTGCTATTGCTGCAATAGATGGTGAACAGTTAGGGCAAGATGCTATAACAGATGTGTTAACGGTAAGCTTTTCTTCTACAGATTATGTTGGGCATAAATTTGGAGTGAATTCTAAAGAAATTGAAGATACTTATATTCGTTTAGATAAAGATTTAGAGCGTTTGTTTAATGCCTTAGATGAAAAAATAGGGAAAGGAGAATATACCATATTTTTAACAGCAGATCATGCAGCAGTAAATGTACCTGCATATTTGCAAAGTGTAAAAATACCAGCTGGTTATATTGATACTAAGGAACAAAAATCGAAGTTAAATGTGTTTATGAATACTAAATATGGTGTAACAAATTTGATTGAAAATATTAGTAACACCCAAATATTTTTAAATAGAGAAAAAATAAAAGAATTAAATCTAGATTTAGACGATGTACAAGAAGATATTGTTAATGAAATAATTAATTACGATCATATAGATAAAGTGTATACAGCTACAACAATGAGTTCAGCGTCATTTAACACAGGCATTGAAGCTTTATTACAAAACGGATTTAATCAAAAACGTTCTGGAGATGTTATTTTTGTTTATGACCCAGCATTTATTTCTTATAGTAAAACAGGGTCAACGCATGGCTCTGGTTTAAATTACGACACTCATGTGCCGCTTTTATTTTTCGGAAAAGGTATTAAACACGGTGAGACTTTTAAGAAAACTAATATCACAGATATTGCTCCAACAATTTCAGCTTATTTAGGAATAAGTTTTCCAAACGGAACCACAGGACAACCTTTAGAATTTGTTTTGGAATAG
- a CDS encoding DUF4242 domain-containing protein, whose product MPIYLDLHELPEGITAEHVAEMHQADLKIEHEYNCRGLTYWCDEKRQTAFCLIEAPNKQALKNLHEKAHGEVPLKIIEVEDTIVESFLGRIKDPEKAKNTKLNIINDPAFRVLMIIETSNYLNRLESNQYTLFTQKFHNNVSKTLKKFTGRIVKKDNNSYLVSFKSVTDAVLCALKIQFQFKYVTPNLDPSTRRLNIALSSGVPITNKDNIFEETITLATRMCDFIKEQLVITTEVKLLYESENMNASIDDKMIRTLKPNEEKFLNQLIDFVEQIWNKPNFNVNDFSKALGLSKSQLYRKLTNLTGLSPNSFLKEFRLHKALNLLHKQYGNISEIAFETGFNSAAYFSKCFLEKYGILPSKYIQQHIG is encoded by the coding sequence ATGCCAATATATTTAGATCTCCATGAATTACCTGAAGGCATAACGGCAGAACATGTTGCTGAGATGCATCAAGCTGATTTAAAAATTGAACATGAATATAATTGTCGTGGTTTAACTTATTGGTGTGACGAAAAAAGACAAACAGCTTTCTGTTTAATAGAAGCTCCAAACAAACAAGCTCTTAAAAATTTACACGAAAAAGCACATGGTGAGGTTCCCTTAAAAATAATTGAGGTAGAAGACACCATAGTTGAATCGTTTTTAGGCAGAATAAAAGATCCTGAAAAAGCTAAAAACACAAAACTAAATATTATAAACGACCCTGCTTTTAGAGTTTTAATGATCATAGAAACTAGTAATTATCTAAATCGCCTTGAATCGAATCAATATACCTTATTTACTCAAAAATTTCATAATAATGTATCTAAAACATTAAAAAAGTTTACGGGTCGCATTGTAAAAAAAGATAACAACTCATATTTGGTATCATTTAAATCTGTAACAGATGCCGTTTTGTGTGCTTTAAAAATTCAGTTCCAATTCAAATACGTTACACCAAATTTAGACCCTTCTACACGCAGACTAAATATTGCTTTAAGTTCTGGCGTACCAATAACTAATAAGGATAATATTTTTGAAGAAACTATCACACTAGCAACACGTATGTGTGATTTTATTAAAGAGCAACTAGTAATTACTACTGAAGTAAAATTATTATACGAAAGCGAAAACATGAATGCTTCTATTGATGATAAAATGATTAGAACACTGAAGCCTAACGAAGAAAAATTTTTAAATCAACTCATTGATTTTGTAGAACAAATATGGAACAAACCGAACTTTAATGTAAATGATTTTAGTAAAGCTTTAGGCTTAAGCAAATCGCAACTTTATAGAAAACTAACTAATCTAACAGGACTATCACCAAATAGTTTTTTGAAAGAATTCAGATTACACAAAGCTCTAAATTTATTACATAAACAATATGGCAATATTTCTGAAATTGCTTTTGAGACAGGTTTTAATAGTGCAGCATATTTCTCAAAATGCTTCCTTGAAAAATATGGCATTCTACCCTCAAAATATATTCAGCAACATATAGGATAA
- a CDS encoding DUF389 domain-containing protein, translating into MASIGLNANSTAVVIGAMLISPLMGPILGIGLSIAINDVDTLRRSLINLGTMIVLSLLTAFLFFYLFPLSEDTSELLGRVKPDIRDVLIAFFGGLALIIARTKKGTIASVIFGVAIATALMPPLCTAGYGLAKGNWQYFGGAMYLFTINTIFIALATFVVLKVLRFPMLKYVNSAKRKRIGRIASLVAIVVMVPAVWTFINVLQESNFTRDAKAFVNNELTVLPHYEYIKKNAIYNYSDNKTHAIELNTFGLDEIPESTIEVIKKRMSNYNALSNTKLVLNQNKSKNLDNFKYMEELRTRDSLDLLSQTQKIAFLEKKVSKLSKLEKNYIPFEELTKEVKINYETIEQFSYANVVNSNFTKIDTISVFSVKWVDSLAKEDFRKKDKEKLEKWLKLKLNLDTLVVKRLN; encoded by the coding sequence GTGGCATCTATTGGTTTAAATGCTAATTCTACTGCTGTTGTTATTGGAGCCATGTTAATTTCGCCACTTATGGGACCTATTCTTGGTATTGGACTTTCTATAGCCATTAATGATGTTGATACGTTAAGAAGATCATTAATTAATCTAGGAACCATGATTGTTCTTAGTTTACTCACAGCTTTTTTATTCTTTTATTTGTTTCCGCTAAGTGAAGATACTTCAGAGCTTTTAGGTCGTGTAAAACCAGATATCCGAGATGTTTTAATTGCTTTTTTTGGTGGTTTAGCATTAATTATAGCGCGAACCAAAAAAGGGACTATCGCATCCGTTATTTTTGGAGTAGCTATTGCAACGGCTTTAATGCCACCTTTATGTACAGCAGGTTATGGATTGGCAAAAGGAAATTGGCAATATTTTGGTGGAGCTATGTATTTGTTTACCATCAATACAATTTTTATAGCGCTGGCAACCTTTGTTGTTTTAAAAGTATTGCGGTTTCCGATGCTTAAATACGTTAATTCTGCTAAGCGGAAGCGTATAGGTAGAATTGCTTCTTTGGTAGCGATTGTGGTTATGGTTCCCGCAGTATGGACTTTTATAAACGTTTTACAGGAGAGTAATTTTACTAGAGATGCCAAGGCATTTGTGAATAATGAACTAACCGTTTTGCCACATTATGAATACATTAAAAAGAATGCTATTTATAATTACTCAGATAATAAAACACACGCCATTGAATTAAATACGTTTGGGTTAGATGAAATCCCAGAGTCAACAATTGAAGTTATTAAAAAGAGAATGAGTAATTATAACGCATTGTCTAATACTAAATTGGTGTTAAATCAAAATAAGTCTAAAAATTTAGACAATTTTAAATATATGGAAGAACTCAGAACTAGAGATTCTTTAGATTTATTATCTCAAACACAAAAAATAGCATTTTTAGAAAAAAAAGTTTCAAAATTATCAAAATTAGAAAAGAATTATATTCCTTTTGAAGAACTAACTAAAGAAGTGAAAATTAATTACGAAACCATAGAACAGTTCTCTTATGCTAATGTTGTAAATTCTAATTTTACTAAAATAGATACGATAAGTGTTTTTTCTGTAAAATGGGTTGATTCTTTAGCTAAAGAAGATTTTAGAAAAAAGGATAAAGAAAAGCTAGAAAAGTGGTTAAAGTTAAAACTTAATTTAGATACTTTAGTTGTTAAGAGATTGAATTAA